A window from Streptomyces subrutilus encodes these proteins:
- a CDS encoding lantibiotic dehydratase, protein MPQPQPRRTAGAAARATADAPAAPTTTPPNAATERPTAASAAGAAGGGRGARSAPYALVRATVLAYPAQQPAAARFRALLARLHRLDARLARITAPLCDALYDSRGTHPADFHHAVVLPLRRALHNGRPPRPALLERLGDLPARVPPLARWLALRARREALLAELEAATGPALDTERAALAALCREPALGKAVALTSGDLLRAVTRAGTGATDRRARKEEPAVLRYALRASTKTSPLSWFTAVGWAVPGGGAAHRAGAAAPGSGDGGPAAWGAAPVFRGPLHSVVRVNRTLTTALALALLDDPDRRAGLPHRITSTARPAGDGRAAYSRDRTVFAGGRYLVAEEDEAELPFGGPLRLVTERAESPLPLTGLTRLLATALTGPGDGGPGAAGARAAATGFLGRLGEAGLLVPADPVPPQDRDPVGRLAAWLRTPRPTDPHPDAPPHPDDAAPADRVEELGRLTDAFGPAPAAERPALLADLSRGWRSALADAGRPVPSSAAPLNVLSEDVVAARPLPVEGFLDDADHAALGEVTALAELFDLGHLVRRLVRDRFVERYGPGGTCRHPWEFGAAVAGAWEAAGRIAALSPRDRGRFPSGCDALAALRAEAVRTTRPASDGDPAVDEAVLPVDFVRGLADRLPDWSAERPLGYAYFLQRAPRPAAHPSGPAGPGPLAVNHVYGGWGRFTSRFLDALDPRARAEVSRQVRRGLGPGARAAQIRPVGGFNANLHPLLVPDEIGHDRRHAPIGEADLDLVHDEAADQVRFRLRATGEHLDVLYPGFLAPVLLPRRIGAHLADHPHGAVDFAALVPRHRLDAPGGAVTRTARLRHRHLVLRRRRWLLPPDVVRALRADLGNDTVPAAATARWRALLDLPEQVFLHPAAGSATGRAADDFLTGLSRPKPHLVDLGNALHLRCLTKWLSRHGDAGAVLEEALPAPGALTAPRHAVELVLEVYRPGRSR, encoded by the coding sequence ATGCCGCAGCCCCAGCCGCGCCGGACAGCCGGAGCCGCGGCCCGCGCCACCGCCGACGCCCCGGCGGCTCCGACGACCACCCCGCCGAACGCGGCCACCGAGCGGCCCACCGCCGCATCGGCGGCCGGGGCCGCGGGCGGGGGCCGAGGGGCCCGCTCCGCGCCGTACGCGCTGGTCCGTGCCACCGTGCTCGCGTACCCGGCCCAGCAGCCCGCGGCGGCCCGGTTCCGGGCCCTGCTCGCCCGGCTCCACCGGCTGGACGCCCGGCTGGCGCGGATCACGGCCCCGCTCTGCGACGCCCTGTACGACAGCCGCGGCACGCACCCGGCCGACTTCCACCACGCCGTCGTCCTTCCGCTGCGCCGTGCCCTGCACAACGGCCGCCCGCCCCGGCCGGCCCTGCTGGAGCGGCTCGGCGACCTGCCCGCACGGGTGCCGCCGCTCGCCCGCTGGCTCGCCCTCCGGGCCCGTCGCGAGGCGCTCCTCGCGGAGTTGGAGGCAGCCACGGGGCCCGCGCTGGACACGGAGCGCGCGGCGCTGGCCGCCCTGTGCCGCGAGCCGGCCCTCGGCAAGGCCGTCGCCCTCACCAGCGGGGACCTGCTGCGGGCGGTGACGCGGGCCGGCACCGGCGCCACCGACCGCAGGGCCCGCAAGGAGGAACCCGCCGTCCTGCGCTACGCCTTGCGGGCCAGCACCAAGACGAGCCCGCTGTCCTGGTTCACCGCGGTCGGCTGGGCCGTACCGGGCGGCGGCGCCGCACACCGTGCCGGAGCCGCGGCGCCCGGGTCGGGCGACGGCGGGCCCGCCGCCTGGGGAGCGGCGCCGGTGTTCCGGGGGCCGTTGCACTCCGTCGTACGGGTCAACCGCACGCTGACCACCGCCCTCGCCCTCGCGCTGCTGGACGATCCGGACCGCCGGGCCGGGCTCCCCCACCGCATCACCAGCACCGCGCGGCCCGCCGGTGACGGCCGGGCGGCGTACTCCCGGGACCGGACCGTCTTCGCCGGGGGCCGCTACCTGGTCGCCGAGGAGGACGAGGCGGAGCTGCCCTTCGGGGGCCCGCTGCGGCTGGTCACCGAGCGGGCCGAAAGCCCGCTGCCGCTCACCGGACTGACGCGGCTGCTCGCGACGGCGCTGACCGGGCCCGGCGACGGGGGCCCCGGTGCGGCCGGGGCCCGCGCGGCCGCCACCGGCTTCCTCGGCCGGCTCGGCGAGGCCGGGCTGCTGGTGCCCGCCGATCCCGTCCCCCCGCAGGACCGCGACCCGGTGGGCCGCCTCGCGGCCTGGCTGCGCACCCCCCGCCCGACGGACCCGCACCCCGACGCACCCCCGCACCCCGACGACGCGGCGCCGGCGGACCGGGTCGAGGAGCTCGGCCGGCTGACGGACGCCTTCGGCCCGGCGCCGGCCGCCGAGCGCCCCGCCCTGCTCGCCGACCTGTCGCGGGGGTGGCGGAGCGCCCTGGCGGACGCCGGCCGCCCCGTGCCGTCCTCGGCCGCCCCGCTGAACGTGCTCTCCGAGGACGTCGTGGCCGCACGTCCGCTGCCCGTCGAGGGCTTCCTCGACGACGCGGACCATGCCGCGCTCGGCGAAGTCACCGCGCTGGCCGAGCTGTTCGACCTGGGCCACCTGGTCCGGCGCCTGGTCCGCGACCGGTTCGTGGAGCGCTACGGGCCCGGCGGCACCTGCCGGCACCCGTGGGAGTTCGGCGCGGCCGTGGCCGGGGCCTGGGAGGCCGCCGGGCGGATCGCGGCGCTCTCCCCGCGGGACCGCGGCCGGTTCCCCAGCGGCTGCGACGCCCTCGCCGCGCTCCGGGCCGAGGCCGTACGGACCACCCGCCCCGCCTCCGACGGCGACCCCGCCGTGGACGAGGCGGTGCTGCCCGTGGACTTCGTACGCGGCCTCGCCGACCGGCTCCCCGACTGGAGCGCCGAACGGCCCCTCGGCTACGCCTACTTCCTCCAGCGCGCCCCCCGGCCGGCCGCGCATCCCAGCGGCCCGGCGGGCCCCGGGCCGCTGGCCGTCAACCACGTGTACGGCGGGTGGGGCCGGTTCACGAGCCGGTTCCTGGACGCCCTGGACCCGCGTGCCCGGGCCGAGGTGTCCCGGCAGGTCAGGCGCGGGCTCGGGCCCGGCGCGCGGGCCGCGCAGATCCGCCCGGTCGGCGGGTTCAACGCCAACCTGCACCCGCTGCTCGTACCGGACGAGATCGGGCACGACCGGCGCCACGCCCCGATCGGCGAGGCCGACCTGGACCTCGTGCACGACGAGGCCGCCGACCAGGTCCGCTTCCGGCTGCGGGCCACCGGCGAACACCTCGACGTGCTGTACCCCGGCTTCCTCGCGCCTGTCCTGCTGCCGCGCCGCATCGGCGCCCACCTGGCCGACCATCCGCACGGGGCCGTCGACTTCGCCGCGCTCGTCCCGCGCCACCGGCTCGATGCCCCGGGCGGCGCCGTGACCCGTACGGCCCGGCTGCGCCACCGGCACCTGGTGCTCCGGCGGCGGCGCTGGCTGCTGCCGCCCGACGTGGTGCGGGCGCTGCGCGCCGACCTGGGCAACGACACCGTCCCGGCGGCGGCGACGGCCCGCTGGCGGGCCCTGCTGGACCTGCCCGAGCAGGTCTTCCTGCACCCGGCGGCCGGCTCAGCGACCGGGCGGGCCGCCGACGACTTCCTGACCGGACTGAGCCGCCCCAAGCCGCACCTGGTGGACCTGGGCAACGCGCTGCACCTGCGCTGCCTCACCAAGTGGCTGTCCCGGCACGGTGACGCGGGCGCGGTCCTGGAGGAGGCGCTGCCCGCGCCCGGCGCCCTGACGGCCCCGCGGCACGCGGTCGAACTGGTGCTGGAGGTCTACCGGCCCGGACGGTCCCGATGA
- a CDS encoding thiazolylpeptide-type bacteriocin encodes MIRATSATRFELDELDLDLGDLTVTSMSDTVALPEGGASWGTCSCQGSSSCAQPDQTGVPVP; translated from the coding sequence ATGATCCGAGCCACCTCGGCAACGCGCTTCGAACTCGACGAACTCGACCTCGACCTCGGCGACCTCACCGTCACCTCGATGAGCGACACCGTGGCCCTGCCCGAGGGAGGCGCCTCCTGGGGCACCTGCTCCTGCCAGGGCTCCTCCTCGTGCGCCCAGCCCGACCAGACCGGAGTACCGGTGCCGTAG
- a CDS encoding thiazolylpeptide-type bacteriocin has translation MSDRDSARTPEFALQDLSLDLGDLSVTSMSDTVALPEGGASWGTCSCQGSSSCAHPQQNVGELAG, from the coding sequence ATGTCCGACCGCGACAGCGCACGCACGCCCGAGTTCGCCCTCCAGGACCTTTCGCTGGACCTCGGCGACCTCAGCGTCACCTCGATGAGCGACACCGTGGCCCTGCCGGAAGGAGGGGCCTCCTGGGGCACCTGCTCCTGCCAGGGCTCCTCCTCCTGCGCCCACCCGCAGCAGAACGTGGGCGAACTCGCGGGCTGA